From the Polaribacter huanghezhanensis genome, the window AAATCTGAAAGCTTAGAAATATTAACACGATTGATTTTTTTAATAATATCGCCCACTTTTAAACCTCCTTTTTTTGCGCCACTGTTCTCTGAAAAGCCATCAATTTTCACACCTTCTTCTGTGTATTCTGGATCAAAATTAATTCCTAAAACAGATTGTTGCACTTTTCCAAACTCCATTAAATCTTCAATTACTTTTTTGGCAATATTTGAAGGAACTGCAAAAGAATAGCCAATAAAAGAACCCGTTTTAGAAGTAATTGCCGTGTTAATTCCAACCAATTCTCCACGAGTATTTACCAATGCTCCTCCACTATTTCCTGGATTTACAGCAGCATCGGTTTGAATAAATGAATCTACGTTGGTATTTCCTTTTAAATCTCTTCCTTTTGCACTTACAATTCCTGCTGTTACGGTAGATGTTAAATTATATGGATTTCCTACTGCCAACACCCATTCTCCAATTTTTAAAGCATCAGAATTTGCAAAAGGGATGTAAGGCAGCTTTATATCTGCATTAATTTTTAACAAAGCAATGTCATTTTCGGTATCAGTTCCAATCAATTTTGCTTTGTATTTTTTTTGATTGTTAAGTGTTACCTCTAAGTCAGAAGCGCCATCAATAACATGATTATTGGTTACAATATATCCATCTTCAGAAATAATAACACCGCTTCCTGTTCCAACTTGTTCGTATTTCCTTGCTCCGCTTCCTCTTCCATAAAACAATTCTGCCCAAGGATCTGATTGTGTTTTAATTGCCGTGTTTTTTACGTGCACCACAGCGTGTACTGTTTTTTCTGCAGCTTCTGTAAAGTTAGATGGGGCATTTGTTGCTGATAAATTGGTGTTTGTAAAACTAGTTTTTACAATTTTTGATGAAGGCTCTGTCGTTCGTTCTATAAAAACTTGTGGTTTTTCAATGAACAATTTATACCCACTAAGGGTTAAAATTCCTCCTAAAATTGCAATACTTAATAAACTTGCTGTTTTTTTCATTTTATTATTATTTTTAAGAACTACTCAAAGATACTATTTTAACATTTTACTCAAATCTGTTTTAACTACATTTTAACGATATTTAACCGTGTTTTAACACTCTTTTTTCAGGAGATAAATTGTTATCTTTGTCTCTATGAAAATCACTTTTTATAAATACGAGGGAACAGGAAACGATTTTATCTTAATTGATAATAGAGAAAAATGGTTCCCAAAAAACAACATTACTTTAGTGCATAAATTGTGTGATCGGCATTTTGGAATTGGAGCCGACGGATTAATTTTACTAGAAAATGATGCGGAAACTGATTTTAAAATGACCTATTATAATGCAGACGGAAATAAAAGTACCATGTGCGGAAATGGCGGAAGATGTATAGTGGCTTTTGCTTTTAAATTAGGTGTTATTTCAGAAAAAACCACATTTACAGCAATTGATGGATTGCATCATGCTAACATAGAAAACAAGTTGGTTTCCTTGCAAATGATTGATGTAAATAAAGTTGATGTTTATGATACTTATGCATTTGTAAATACTGGCTCACCACATCATGTTCAGCTTGTTGAAAATTTAGACAATTATGATGTTGTAGTAAATGGAAGAAAAATCAGAAATGAATATGGAGTTGAAGGAAGCAATATTAATTTTGTGCAACAAATCAACGAATCTACTTTTAAAGTTAGAACTTACGAACGCGGCGTAGAAGATGAAACGTTGGCTTGCGGAACTGGAGTTACTGCGGTTGCAATTGCGATGCATAAAATCAACAAAACCCAATCAAACAACATTACATTACCTGTTTTGGGCGGAGAGTTAGAAGTTTCTTTTAATGTAGAAAAGAATCAATACAAAAATGTTTTTCTAAAAGGACCAGCAACTTTTGTGTTTAAAGGAGTTATAAATATTGACCACATAGACGCATAGCTTATCTATTTCTGAAAAATTGATTAAAATTGAATTATGAATATAACTAAACAATTTCTTGATGATTTAACCTATTCTTTTTTAGGTTATTGCATTAATGTTCATAAAGAATTAGGTCCTGGCTTATTAGAAAGTATTTATCATCAATGTTTAATTGAAGAATTAAAATACGAAAAGATTTCTTTTTCATCAGAATTAAATATTCCTGTTTCTTATAGAAACATTAAAGTTGATGCTAATTTAAGAGCAGATTTACTGATTGAAAACTGTTTAGTTGCAGAATTAAAACCTATTTTTAAAGCTCAATTATTAACTTACATGCATTTACTAAAAGCTCCAAAAGGTGTTATCGTTAATTTTAATTGTTTGAATATATTTAAAGAAGGGCAAAAAACTTTTGTAAATAATTTTTTTAATGAATTACCAATAAAATAAGCTATGTCAACTATGTCTCTATGTGGTCAAAAAATTAATCTACGTGCTTTAGAGCCAGAAGATTTACAGTTTTTGTTTGACACAGAAAATGATGAATCTTTTTGGGAAGTAAGTCATACTCAAACTCCGTTTTCTAAATTCTTATTGAAACAATATTTAGAAAATGTGCATTTAGATATTTTTGAAGCCAAACAATTGCGATTGATTATTGAAGAAAAATCAACCAAAAAACAAATTGGAATGATTGACTTGTTTGATTTTAATCCACAACACAAAAGAGCTGGAATTGGGATTTTAATTCACACAAAACACCAACAAAATGGATTTGCTTCTGAAGCGTTAGAATTGCTTATCAATTATTGTTTTACGCATTTAAACTTGCATCAATTGTATGCAAATATTACTTCAGACAATGTAAAAAGTAGTACCCTTTTCACCAAGCATCAATTTAAAAAAATAGGCATCAAAAAAGATTGGATTTTTACGAACAACACATATAAAGACGAAATCTTATATCAAATCATCAATGAATAAAAAGAAACTTATATTATTAATTATTAGTTTACTTCTAATAACTGGCGGTATTTTAATTTACAATACGTATAATAAAATATACGCCGTAAATACAATTAAAGAAGGCTTTGTATTTATCAAAACAAATAGCAGCTTAAAAGATTTAGAAAAGGAAATCGCTCCATTTTTAAAGGATACAGAACATTTTAATTGGGTTGCAAACAAAAAAAAATATACCGAAAAAATAAGAGCTGGTAAGTTTAAAATCCCAAAAGGAATTTCTAATAATGATTTAATCAATCTTTTAAGAAGCGGCAAACAAACACCTGTACAACTTATTTTTAACAATCAACATTCTTTAGAAGGTTTAGCTGGCAGAGTTGCCATTCAGATTGAAGCCGATAGCATTTCAATTTTAAATGCAATGAAAGATGGTCCTTTTCTAAAAGAGCATCAATTTACTTTAAAATCTGCGTTAGGAATGTACGTCCCGAATAGCTACGAATTTTATTGGAACACAACTGCTGAACAATTTAGAGATAGAATGTTAACAGAATACAATCGTTTTTGGGATGGACAAAGAGACTTTCAAGCTAAAAAATTAAATTTAAGTAGAACGAAAGTCATTGCTTTGGCTTCTATCGTTCAAAAAGAAACTGCAAAAATTTCTGAAAGACCCATTGTTGCTGGTTTGTATTTAAACAGAATAAAACGTGGTTGGCCGCTACAAGCAGATCCAACAGTTATTTATGCGCTAAAAGAAAAATACGGAGAAGATTTTATCGTAAAACGAGTATTATTAAAAGATTTAACCATAAATTCTCATTATAACACATACATCAACAAAGGTATTCCGCCAACTTTAATCGCAATGCCAGACATCTCTTCTATTGACGCGGTTTTGTTTTCTAAAAAACACAATTATTATTATATGTGTGCAAGTGTAGATAACATCGGATTTCACGAATTTGCTAATTCTTTAAATCAACATAATAGAAACGCTAGAAAATATCAACGCTGGATGAATCAACAAGGAATTAATAGGTAATTGAATGCTAAAAACAAAAAATAGAATGAAATTATCATTCCAGAGAAATCAGGAATCTATTTTTTATGCACAATTTTCAATTTTAATTATATTTTTATTTACAAGCAATCTTCAAGCACAAACTTCGTCCTTTTACACAAAATCTGACACCTTAAATATTAAAAGAAGAAATGCTGTTATAATTACGGAGTCTACTTTAGCTATCGGAACTTTAATTGGGTTAGATCAACTTTGGTATGCCGATTTTCCTCGCTCAAATTTTCATTTTAATAATGACAATACGGAATGGAAACAAATGGATAAAATGGGGCATTTTAT encodes:
- a CDS encoding GNAT family N-acetyltransferase, coding for MSLCGQKINLRALEPEDLQFLFDTENDESFWEVSHTQTPFSKFLLKQYLENVHLDIFEAKQLRLIIEEKSTKKQIGMIDLFDFNPQHKRAGIGILIHTKHQQNGFASEALELLINYCFTHLNLHQLYANITSDNVKSSTLFTKHQFKKIGIKKDWIFTNNTYKDEILYQIINE
- a CDS encoding GxxExxY protein, translating into MNITKQFLDDLTYSFLGYCINVHKELGPGLLESIYHQCLIEELKYEKISFSSELNIPVSYRNIKVDANLRADLLIENCLVAELKPIFKAQLLTYMHLLKAPKGVIVNFNCLNIFKEGQKTFVNNFFNELPIK
- the dapF gene encoding diaminopimelate epimerase, with the translated sequence MKITFYKYEGTGNDFILIDNREKWFPKNNITLVHKLCDRHFGIGADGLILLENDAETDFKMTYYNADGNKSTMCGNGGRCIVAFAFKLGVISEKTTFTAIDGLHHANIENKLVSLQMIDVNKVDVYDTYAFVNTGSPHHVQLVENLDNYDVVVNGRKIRNEYGVEGSNINFVQQINESTFKVRTYERGVEDETLACGTGVTAVAIAMHKINKTQSNNITLPVLGGELEVSFNVEKNQYKNVFLKGPATFVFKGVINIDHIDA
- the mltG gene encoding endolytic transglycosylase MltG — protein: MNKKKLILLIISLLLITGGILIYNTYNKIYAVNTIKEGFVFIKTNSSLKDLEKEIAPFLKDTEHFNWVANKKKYTEKIRAGKFKIPKGISNNDLINLLRSGKQTPVQLIFNNQHSLEGLAGRVAIQIEADSISILNAMKDGPFLKEHQFTLKSALGMYVPNSYEFYWNTTAEQFRDRMLTEYNRFWDGQRDFQAKKLNLSRTKVIALASIVQKETAKISERPIVAGLYLNRIKRGWPLQADPTVIYALKEKYGEDFIVKRVLLKDLTINSHYNTYINKGIPPTLIAMPDISSIDAVLFSKKHNYYYMCASVDNIGFHEFANSLNQHNRNARKYQRWMNQQGINR
- a CDS encoding S1C family serine protease, which translates into the protein MKKTASLLSIAILGGILTLSGYKLFIEKPQVFIERTTEPSSKIVKTSFTNTNLSATNAPSNFTEAAEKTVHAVVHVKNTAIKTQSDPWAELFYGRGSGARKYEQVGTGSGVIISEDGYIVTNNHVIDGASDLEVTLNNQKKYKAKLIGTDTENDIALLKINADIKLPYIPFANSDALKIGEWVLAVGNPYNLTSTVTAGIVSAKGRDLKGNTNVDSFIQTDAAVNPGNSGGALVNTRGELVGINTAITSKTGSFIGYSFAVPSNIAKKVIEDLMEFGKVQQSVLGINFDPEYTEEGVKIDGFSENSGAKKGGLKVGDIIKKINRVNISKLSDLKGQLNAKRPGDFVDVIVDRNGDLITKKVKLSKPLPMYISKAFNWELKNLTKKELKKYGISHGVRIYRTNDDNSENSLKNYILLKVNDTALKDAEKAVAILDEIGKDMRYKIFIDMMNVKGEKERIRFR